In Drosophila miranda strain MSH22 chromosome XR, D.miranda_PacBio2.1, whole genome shotgun sequence, the genomic window CGGGCCCTGCCCTCGGTCATGGCCACATATAGTAAGCTGTTCTATGACTATGAATTGATACCAACGGTATCCGAGAAGGATTCCCGAGAGGCCACCTTGTTGGCCACAGTGCAGTCCCTACTAGGTACTGGCAAGCCGCGCAACCACGGTGTCTGTTTCTTTGAGATGAAGGGGCAGGATATGCAGCACCCAGACTCTGCCTCGTGGTACGATGATCTCGAAGCCACGGAGTTATATCTCATGGTCTTATCGCTGTATTGTCGCGGAGTGACTTCCGACCAAATTGGTCTTCTGACGCCCTATGCGAAGCAGGCGAAGACGTTAAGGGGCATGTTCATG contains:
- the LOC117186260 gene encoding probable RNA helicase armi — its product is MATYSKLFYDYELIPTVSEKDSREATLLATVQSLLGTGKPRNHGVCFFEMKGQDMQHPDSASWYDDLEATELYLMVLSLYCRGVTSDQIGLLTPYAKQAKTLRGMFMDTDIVMPKVDSIEKFQGQERDIMLISTVRSTGDHISHKRIILAIARAR